A portion of the Patescibacteria group bacterium genome contains these proteins:
- the dnaX gene encoding DNA polymerase III subunit gamma/tau: protein MLPISLYRKWRPQRFEEVVNQAPVVKTLAGAIRHGHISHAYLFAGPRGTGKTTIARLLAKAVNCENNKSFEPCNRCQSCLEISESRSLDIFEIDAASHRGIDKIRDLIEKIKFTPARARYKVFVIDEVHMLTREAFNALLKTLEEPPVHAIFILATTEAYKIPPTILSRCQRFDFKRLSVLQISQQLEKIAKTEKIKIEAGGTELLAQNSEGSLRDAIGFLDQLRAMTKSNITLADIEYVLGLTSQKSVLRLMDLIFKNSLKEAVELVNKIFSKGYELPQFANAVIEELRKLVLAKSGLEFSFLGLDEDEEAKFSKWQDRVSLKRLLEIIKAFRGVEDYLKTVSQPPLALEMVLVELIVPNLEKDGETRFQDKIVKPSVDSPKSDTSKSSSSKSNLKIEHPKQNLKTENPQEMTKFIELWAEICEKVKEENSSLASFLKMCVPLQILDDKIIIGAKFKLYIDKIHEKKVLVEKVIEAVFGQGYELSCEKVTDQNKDQFQQNSDKLREAEEQLEEKLAQEARQVFE, encoded by the coding sequence ATGCTTCCTATTTCTTTGTATCGTAAATGGAGACCACAGCGGTTTGAAGAGGTCGTGAACCAAGCGCCAGTGGTAAAAACTCTCGCTGGCGCAATTCGCCATGGCCATATTTCGCATGCTTATTTATTTGCTGGGCCTCGCGGGACTGGCAAAACCACGATTGCGAGGTTATTGGCTAAGGCCGTTAATTGTGAAAATAATAAAAGTTTCGAGCCGTGCAACAGATGCCAGTCGTGTCTTGAAATAAGTGAGTCTAGGTCATTGGATATTTTTGAAATTGACGCAGCTTCGCATCGCGGCATTGATAAAATTAGAGATTTGATTGAAAAAATTAAATTTACACCCGCCCGGGCGCGATATAAGGTATTTGTCATTGATGAAGTCCATATGTTAACTCGCGAAGCGTTTAACGCCCTGCTAAAAACACTCGAAGAACCGCCAGTGCACGCGATCTTTATTTTGGCAACCACAGAGGCTTACAAGATACCACCAACCATTCTTTCACGTTGTCAACGTTTTGATTTTAAAAGATTATCAGTTTTACAAATTTCCCAGCAACTCGAAAAAATCGCCAAAACTGAAAAAATCAAAATTGAAGCCGGAGGTACGGAGTTATTAGCACAAAATTCTGAAGGATCATTGCGTGATGCCATTGGTTTTTTGGATCAGCTTCGGGCAATGACCAAAAGCAATATCACTTTAGCAGACATTGAATATGTATTGGGTTTGACTTCGCAAAAATCAGTCCTGAGGTTAATGGATTTAATTTTTAAAAACTCTTTAAAGGAAGCGGTTGAATTGGTGAATAAAATTTTTAGCAAAGGCTATGAATTGCCGCAATTTGCCAATGCCGTGATTGAAGAATTAAGAAAATTAGTCTTAGCTAAAAGTGGTTTGGAATTTTCTTTTTTAGGCTTAGACGAGGATGAAGAAGCTAAGTTTTCCAAATGGCAAGATCGAGTTAGCCTAAAAAGATTACTAGAAATCATCAAAGCTTTTCGTGGCGTGGAGGATTATTTAAAAACTGTCTCGCAACCACCACTGGCCCTCGAAATGGTTTTAGTGGAATTAATCGTGCCAAACCTTGAAAAAGACGGAGAAACAAGATTTCAGGACAAAATTGTAAAGCCGAGTGTAGATTCGCCAAAATCTGACACATCAAAAAGTAGTTCATCTAAATCAAATTTAAAAATCGAGCACCCAAAACAGAATCTCAAAACCGAGAATCCTCAAGAAATGACGAAATTTATCGAACTTTGGGCGGAAATTTGTGAAAAAGTTAAAGAGGAAAATAGCTCTTTAGCCTCGTTTTTGAAAATGTGCGTGCCATTGCAAATTTTAGATGATAAAATAATTATTGGAGCAAAATTTAAATTATATATTGATAAAATTCACGAAAAAAAGGTCTTAGTTGAAAAAGTGATCGAGGCTGTTTTTGGCCAAGGATATGAATTATCGTGTGAAAAAGTGACTGATCAAAACAAAGACCAATTTCAGCAAAATTCAGATAAATTACGGGAAGCGGAAGAGCAGCTCGAAGAAAAATTAGCCCAAGAAGCGCGTCAAGTTTTTGAGTAA
- the dnaB gene encoding replicative DNA helicase, which translates to MADIVGKLPPQNIEAEKSLLGSLLIDKDAIIKVADILKVEDFYRETHGQIYGAMLGLYDKKMPIDLITLTDILEKLKILEEVGGASYLATLANSVPTASHVVYYANIISQKGILRRLIEAAQNIAQLGYEESEDVDAVLDSSERILFDVTQKFLKQEFVSMKDVLSDTFERIDKLHKEKGKMRGVPTGFDGLDNILAGLQPSDFIVLASRPSMGKTTLALNMAAHVAIKLKIPTGIFSLEMSKEQLVDRMLCTQAGVDSWKLRTGNLDDEDFPKIGYAMGVLSEAPLYIDDAPVLNSMEIRTRARKLKAEHGLGLIVIDYLQLIQGRSFTGDQNRVQEISEVSRSLKALARELNIPVLTCSQLSRAVEMRPNHQPQLADLRESGSIEQDADVVMFIYREDYYDKDTENKNIAQIMIKKHRNGPTGEIELYFVPDQLAFKDLEKKRKVEARS; encoded by the coding sequence ATGGCGGATATTGTCGGCAAATTGCCACCACAAAACATTGAAGCTGAAAAATCGCTTTTAGGTTCTCTATTGATTGATAAAGACGCGATTATAAAAGTGGCGGATATTTTAAAGGTTGAAGATTTTTATCGGGAAACGCACGGCCAAATTTATGGGGCAATGCTGGGTTTGTATGATAAAAAAATGCCAATTGATTTAATTACTTTGACTGATATTTTAGAGAAATTAAAAATTTTAGAAGAAGTTGGCGGGGCAAGCTATTTAGCCACCTTAGCAAATTCCGTACCCACTGCCAGCCACGTGGTTTATTATGCCAATATCATTAGCCAAAAAGGAATTTTAAGAAGGCTTATTGAAGCTGCGCAAAATATTGCCCAGTTAGGTTATGAAGAATCTGAAGATGTTGATGCAGTTTTAGATAGCTCAGAGAGAATTTTGTTTGATGTCACCCAAAAATTTTTAAAGCAAGAATTTGTTTCCATGAAAGATGTTTTATCTGATACTTTTGAGAGGATTGATAAGCTTCACAAAGAAAAAGGCAAAATGCGGGGTGTACCGACTGGTTTTGACGGCTTGGATAATATTTTGGCTGGTTTGCAGCCTTCTGATTTTATTGTTTTAGCTTCCAGACCTTCGATGGGAAAAACTACCCTAGCTTTAAATATGGCCGCACATGTGGCAATTAAATTAAAAATTCCGACCGGAATTTTTTCTCTGGAAATGAGCAAAGAACAATTAGTTGACCGAATGCTTTGTACGCAGGCGGGCGTGGATTCGTGGAAATTACGGACCGGCAATCTTGATGATGAAGATTTTCCGAAAATTGGTTATGCAATGGGGGTCTTGTCTGAGGCGCCTTTGTATATTGACGACGCACCGGTTTTAAACTCGATGGAAATTCGCACCAGAGCTCGAAAATTAAAAGCGGAACATGGTTTAGGTTTGATAGTAATTGATTATTTACAGCTAATCCAAGGTCGAAGTTTTACAGGTGATCAAAACCGTGTCCAAGAAATTTCTGAAGTGAGCCGTTCCTTGAAAGCCTTGGCTCGGGAATTAAACATTCCAGTTTTAACCTGCTCACAACTTTCAAGAGCCGTGGAAATGAGGCCGAATCACCAGCCGCAATTAGCTGATTTACGAGAGTCAGGTTCAATTGAACAAGATGCAGACGTGGTGATGTTTATTTATCGGGAAGATTATTATGACAAAGACACGGAAAACAAAAATATTGCGCAAATAATGATTAAAAAACATCGCAATGGCCCAACTGGCGAAATTGAGCTTTATTTTGTACCTGACCAATTAGCTTTTAAGGATTTGGAAAAAAAACGTAAAGTTGAAGCTCGTTCGTAG